One Lachnospiraceae bacterium C1.1 genomic region harbors:
- a CDS encoding tagaturonate reductase, which yields MEKLNYEVLKKSGYDGYVLEKAPVKLLQFGEGNFLRAFVDYWFDMSNEKADFNGKAVLVQPISQGLTELINEQEGLYTLYLRGSENGEAVNRKRVISLVDSCKNPYADWEELKAIAASEELEYVASNTTEAGIVYDGSCKMDDVPPASFPAKLTVLLHERFKAGRKGLIILSCELIDNNGKELLKCCKQHADDWGLGEDFKNWMENDCLFCSTLVDRIVPGRIRDAEEVKKIEEENGYTDALLDVGEVFGVWYIEGPEWLAEKLPFKRAGLNVHVVPEVAPYKKRKVRILNGAHTGFVLGAYLAGFNIVRDCMKDETVHGFMNKMLYEEVIPVLPLEKSDCENFAAAVTDRFNNPFVDHALLSISLNSTSKWRARNMPSFLEYIEKFKSLPTCLTMSLAAYIAFYSNDIQSRSENGLVCRRADGTEYTVNDDAWVLDFYYARKDYEIENLVRDVLSNEKMWGQDLRKIEGLTEAVISDLAIIRGVGALEAYKSCLKTVKAVKTA from the coding sequence ATGGAAAAATTGAATTATGAGGTTCTGAAAAAGTCAGGCTATGACGGATATGTTCTGGAGAAGGCTCCTGTAAAGCTTCTTCAGTTCGGCGAGGGAAATTTCCTCAGAGCATTCGTTGATTACTGGTTCGATATGTCAAATGAAAAGGCTGATTTTAACGGCAAGGCAGTTCTTGTACAGCCTATTTCACAGGGACTTACAGAGCTTATAAATGAGCAGGAAGGTCTTTACACACTTTATCTTAGAGGTTCTGAGAATGGTGAGGCTGTAAACAGAAAGAGAGTTATCTCACTTGTAGACAGCTGCAAAAACCCTTATGCAGACTGGGAAGAGCTTAAGGCTATCGCTGCATCTGAGGAGCTTGAGTATGTAGCTTCCAATACTACAGAGGCCGGAATCGTTTATGACGGTAGCTGCAAAATGGACGACGTTCCGCCTGCATCATTCCCTGCAAAGCTCACAGTACTTCTTCACGAGAGATTCAAGGCAGGAAGAAAGGGTCTTATCATTCTTTCCTGCGAGCTTATAGATAACAATGGTAAAGAACTTCTTAAGTGCTGCAAGCAGCATGCAGATGACTGGGGACTTGGAGAGGACTTCAAAAACTGGATGGAAAATGACTGCCTCTTCTGCTCAACACTCGTTGACAGGATCGTTCCCGGACGTATCCGCGATGCAGAGGAAGTTAAGAAGATCGAGGAAGAGAACGGCTACACAGATGCACTTCTTGATGTTGGTGAAGTATTCGGTGTTTGGTATATCGAAGGTCCTGAATGGCTTGCTGAGAAGCTTCCTTTCAAGAGAGCAGGTCTTAATGTACACGTTGTTCCTGAAGTAGCACCTTATAAGAAGAGAAAGGTAAGAATCCTTAACGGAGCACATACCGGATTTGTTCTTGGCGCTTATCTTGCAGGCTTCAACATCGTTCGTGACTGCATGAAGGACGAGACAGTACACGGCTTCATGAACAAGATGCTCTATGAAGAGGTAATTCCTGTACTTCCTCTTGAGAAGTCAGATTGTGAGAATTTCGCAGCAGCAGTAACAGACCGTTTCAACAATCCTTTTGTTGATCATGCTCTTTTAAGCATCTCACTTAACTCAACTTCAAAATGGAGAGCAAGAAATATGCCTTCATTCCTTGAGTATATTGAGAAATTTAAGTCACTTCCTACATGCCTCACAATGAGCCTTGCAGCTTATATCGCTTTCTACAGCAACGATATCCAGAGCAGAAGCGAGAACGGACTTGTTTGCAGAAGGGCTGACGGAACTGAATATACAGTAAACGATGATGCATGGGTACTTGATTTCTACTATGCAAGAAAAGATTATGAGATCGAAAATCTTGTAAGAGATGTTCTTTCAAATGAAAAGATGTGGGGTCAGGATCTCAGAAAGATCGAAGGTCTTACAGAGGCAGTTATTTCTGACCTTGCAATCATCAGAGGCGTAGGCGCACTTGAGGCATATAAGAGCTGCCTTAAAACTGTAAAGGCTGTTAAGACAGCATAA
- the uxaC gene encoding glucuronate isomerase, which translates to MKAFMDQDFLLQTETAKHLFHDYSEKLPIIDYHCHISPKEIYEDRRYSNIAEVWLGGRNSDGSYFGDHYKWRLMRSNGVNENIVTGDAEPFQKFLSFAKTLEMAIGNPMYHWSNLELHKYFGVEEDLNEHNAGKIWDKTSDMLANDPNLTVRGIIRQSNVKYVGTTDDPIDDLKYHELIKKDDSIEFMVCPSFRPDKAINICKDGFKEYIGELAKAVGKDELKSAAEVCEALNERIDYFKAHGCKASDHGIDYVFYRPCEMEEADRIFKKAMAGEAITVEEAEKYQTTVLLSLARKYHKENIVMEIHYSCARNVNKKMFKIEGPDTGFDMIAKSNSGEALAGLFSDLDSTNELPKTVVFSLDHNDFNEITTCLGAFQSDEVPGKMQLGAAWWFLDTRDGMEEQMRSLANLGLLGNFIGMLTDSRSFLSYTRHEYFRRIACNLIGGWVENGEYPAREESLKKIVEGISYKNAERYFGI; encoded by the coding sequence ATGAAAGCATTTATGGATCAGGACTTTTTGCTGCAGACTGAAACAGCAAAACATCTTTTCCACGATTATTCTGAGAAACTGCCGATCATTGACTATCATTGTCATATTTCTCCTAAGGAGATCTATGAGGATCGACGTTACAGCAACATTGCAGAGGTTTGGCTTGGAGGACGCAACAGCGACGGAAGTTATTTCGGAGATCATTATAAGTGGAGACTTATGAGATCTAACGGAGTAAATGAGAACATAGTTACCGGCGATGCAGAGCCTTTCCAGAAATTCCTTTCTTTTGCAAAAACATTGGAAATGGCTATCGGCAATCCGATGTACCATTGGTCAAACTTAGAGCTTCATAAGTATTTCGGAGTTGAAGAAGACTTAAACGAGCACAATGCCGGTAAGATCTGGGATAAGACAAGCGATATGCTTGCAAATGATCCTAACCTTACAGTAAGGGGCATCATCAGACAGTCAAACGTTAAATATGTAGGAACAACTGATGATCCGATCGATGACCTTAAATATCATGAACTTATAAAGAAAGATGATTCCATCGAATTTATGGTTTGCCCGTCATTCAGACCTGATAAAGCTATCAACATCTGCAAGGACGGCTTTAAGGAGTATATCGGAGAGCTCGCAAAGGCAGTCGGCAAGGACGAACTTAAGAGCGCTGCTGAGGTATGCGAGGCATTAAACGAGAGAATAGATTACTTCAAGGCACACGGCTGCAAGGCTTCCGATCACGGTATCGATTATGTATTTTATCGTCCCTGCGAAATGGAAGAGGCAGACAGGATCTTTAAGAAAGCTATGGCCGGTGAGGCTATCACAGTTGAAGAGGCTGAGAAATATCAGACAACAGTACTTCTTTCACTCGCAAGAAAATATCATAAAGAAAATATCGTAATGGAGATCCATTACTCATGTGCAAGAAATGTAAATAAGAAGATGTTCAAGATCGAAGGACCGGATACAGGTTTTGACATGATCGCAAAGAGCAACAGCGGTGAAGCTCTTGCAGGTCTTTTCTCAGATCTTGACAGCACAAATGAACTTCCAAAGACAGTAGTATTCTCACTTGATCACAATGATTTCAATGAGATCACAACCTGCCTCGGTGCTTTCCAGTCAGATGAGGTTCCCGGAAAGATGCAGCTTGGTGCAGCATGGTGGTTCCTTGATACAAGGGATGGAATGGAAGAGCAGATGAGATCTCTTGCAAACCTTGGGCTTCTTGGAAACTTCATAGGAATGCTTACAGATTCGAGATCATTCCTTTCATATACCAGACACGAGTATTTCAGACGCATAGCTTGCAATCTGATCGGCGGCTGGGTAGAAAATGGAGAATATCCTGCAAGGGAAGAGTCACTTAAGAAAATAGTTGAAGGAATCAGCTATAAAAATGCTGAGAGATACTTTGGTATCTGA
- a CDS encoding altronate dehydratase family protein: MKAIHIHPLDNVAVALSDIDAGEKVLEGENAVEAAEKIARGHKMALKKINKGEDIIKYGNVIARAKCDIEPGQWVHTHNAETELSEGAEYSYDHISYELPSLSGRSFDGYLRADGRAAVRNEIWIIPTVGCVNGVANELVKRNQNLVGGLGKLPGMKTDEKYKSIDGLYSFTHPFGCSQLGGDLEQTKKILADLVHHPNAGGVLVLSLGCENLTLESFKEALGDDAKDSNRVKFLVCQDVEDEVEEGSKLLKELADYASQFKRQEISADKLVIGMKCGGSDGLSGITANPTVGRFSDRLIALGGSTILTEVPEMFGAEKILFSRCKDKEVFNKAVKMVDDFKKYFTDHGQVVYENPSPGNKAGGITTLEDKSCGCVQKGGSAQIVDVLPYAGRVEKKGLNLLSGPGNDLVSATDLTAAGAQLILFTTGRGTPFGAPAPTIKISTNTALYEKKAGWIDFNAGSVAEGGESLDEAGDRLLDFVLETASGRQTASERSGCREISIFKDGVVL; this comes from the coding sequence ATGAAAGCAATACACATACACCCTCTCGACAATGTCGCTGTAGCATTAAGCGACATTGATGCGGGAGAAAAAGTTCTCGAGGGCGAAAATGCTGTAGAAGCAGCAGAAAAGATCGCCCGCGGACACAAAATGGCTCTTAAGAAGATAAATAAGGGTGAAGACATAATTAAATACGGAAATGTAATAGCAAGAGCAAAGTGCGATATTGAACCCGGTCAGTGGGTTCATACGCATAATGCGGAAACAGAGCTCAGTGAAGGCGCTGAGTACAGCTACGATCATATAAGTTATGAACTTCCAAGCCTCAGCGGCAGAAGCTTTGACGGATATTTAAGAGCTGACGGCAGGGCAGCGGTAAGAAATGAAATCTGGATCATTCCTACAGTTGGTTGTGTCAACGGCGTTGCAAACGAGCTGGTAAAGAGAAACCAGAACCTTGTAGGAGGCCTCGGTAAGCTTCCCGGAATGAAGACAGATGAGAAATATAAGAGCATCGACGGACTCTACAGCTTCACACATCCTTTTGGCTGTTCTCAGCTTGGCGGAGATTTAGAGCAGACAAAAAAAATACTTGCAGATTTAGTTCATCATCCGAATGCCGGAGGTGTTCTGGTACTTTCACTCGGATGTGAGAATCTCACCCTTGAGAGCTTCAAGGAAGCACTTGGTGATGATGCGAAGGATTCGAACAGAGTTAAATTCCTTGTTTGCCAGGATGTTGAGGATGAAGTTGAAGAAGGAAGTAAACTCCTAAAAGAGCTTGCGGATTATGCATCGCAGTTTAAGAGACAGGAGATCAGTGCGGACAAGCTTGTAATAGGCATGAAGTGCGGCGGTAGCGATGGACTTTCGGGAATCACCGCAAATCCGACCGTAGGACGTTTTTCAGACAGACTCATCGCACTGGGCGGAAGTACGATACTTACAGAGGTTCCGGAGATGTTCGGAGCAGAAAAGATTCTTTTCTCAAGATGTAAAGATAAGGAAGTCTTCAACAAGGCAGTTAAGATGGTTGATGATTTCAAGAAATATTTTACAGACCACGGTCAGGTTGTTTATGAAAATCCGAGTCCCGGAAATAAAGCGGGCGGTATCACAACACTTGAAGATAAGTCCTGTGGATGTGTACAGAAAGGCGGAAGTGCCCAGATAGTAGACGTTCTTCCTTATGCGGGACGTGTTGAAAAGAAGGGACTTAACCTTTTATCAGGTCCCGGAAACGATCTTGTAAGTGCTACAGATCTGACAGCAGCCGGTGCACAGCTGATCTTGTTTACAACAGGAAGAGGAACACCTTTTGGGGCTCCTGCACCGACTATCAAAATTTCGACCAACACGGCTTTATATGAGAAGAAAGCCGGATGGATAGATTTTAACGCAGGTTCAGTTGCTGAAGGAGGTGAAAGTTTAGACGAAGCGGGAGACAGACTTCTTGATTTTGTTCTGGAGACCGCATCAGGAAGGCAGACGGCTTCTGAGAGAAGCGGATGTCGTGAAATTTCCATTTTTAAAGATGGAGTAGTACTCTGA